The following proteins come from a genomic window of Loxodonta africana isolate mLoxAfr1 chromosome 19, mLoxAfr1.hap2, whole genome shotgun sequence:
- the THOC5 gene encoding THO complex subunit 5 homolog isoform X1, which translates to MSSESSKKRKPKVIRSDGAPAEGKRNRSDTEQEGKYYSEEAEVDLRDPGRDYELYKYTCQELQRLMAEIQDLKSRGGKDMAVEIEERRIQSCVHFMTLKKLNRLAHIRLKKGRDQTHEAKQKVDAYHLQLQNLLYEVMHLQKEITKCLEFKSKHEEIDLVSLEEFYKEAPPVISKPEVTMGDPHQQTLARLDWELEQRKRLAEKYRESLSNKEKILKEIEVKKEYLSSLQPRLNSIMQASLPVQEYLFMPFDQAHKQYETARHLPPPLYVLFVQATAYGQACAHMKSSSQPPRQDKTLSVAIEGSVDEAKALFKPPEDSQDDESDSDAEEEQTTKRRRPTLGVQLDDKRKEMLKRHPLSVMLDLKCKDDSVLHLTFYYLMNLNIMTVKAKVTTATELITPISAGDLLSPDSVLSCLYPGDHGKKTPNPANQYQFDKVGILTLRDYVLDLGHPYLWVQKLGGLHFPKEQPQHTVIADHSLSASHMETTMKLLKTRVQSRLALHKQFASLEHGIVPVTSDCQYLFPAKVVSRLVKWVTIAHEDYMELHFTKDIVEAGLAEDTNLYYMALIERGTAKLQAAVVLNPGYSSIPPVFQLCLNWKGEKTNNNDDNIRAMESEVNVCYKELCGARPGYQLLTNQLQRLCVLLDVYLETESHDDSVEGPKEFPQEKMCLRLFRGPSRMKPFKYNHPQGFFSHR; encoded by the exons ATGTCATCAGAATCAAGCAAAAAACGGAAGCCCAAAGTGATCCGAAGTGATGGAGCCCCAGCTGAAGGGAAGCGAAATAGATCTGATACTGAGCAG GAAGGTAAATACTACAGTGAGGAGGCGGAGGTGGACCTGCGGGACCCTGGCAGAGACTATGAGCTGTACAAGTACACGTGCCAGGAGCTACAGAGGCTCATGGCTGAGATCCAGGACCTGAAGAGCAGGGGAGGCAAGGACATG GCAGTTGAGATCGAAGAACGGCGGATCCAGAGCTGTGTACATTTCATGACTCTCAAGAAGCTTAACCGGTTAGCTCACATCAGgttgaagaaaggaagagatcaGACCCACGAG GCAAAGCAGAAAGTAGATGCCTATCACCTGCAGTTGCAGAACCTGTTGTATGAGGTGATGCACCTTcagaaggaaatcaccaaatgccTGGAATTTAA GTCAAAGCATGAAGAAATTGATCTGGTCAGTTTAGAGGAGTTTTATAAGGAGGCTCCTCCAGTTATCAGCAAGCCTGAAGTCACCATGGGAGATCCTCACCAGCAAACCCTTGCACGTCTGGACTGGGAGCTGGAGCAGCGGAAAAG GCTGGCAGAGAAGTACAGAGAGAGTCTGTCCAACAAGgagaagatcctcaaggagattgaGGTGAAGAAGGAGTACCTGAGCAGCCTCCAGCCTCGCCTCAACAGCATCATGCAG GCATCCCTCCCGGTGCAGGAGTACCTGTTCATGCCATTCGACCAGGCCCACAAGCAATACGAGACAGCCAGACATCTGCCACCTCCTCTCTACGTTCTCTTTGTACAGGCCACTGCGTATGGGCAGGCCTGTG CTCACATGAAatcctcctcccagccccctaGGCAGG ATAAAACATTGTCTGTGGCGATCGAAGGCAGTGTGGACGAAGCCAAGGCCCTGTTCAAGCCTCCCGAGGACTCCCAAG ATGACGAGAGTGACTCAGATGCTGAGGAGGAGCAGACCACG AAACGCCGGCGACCCACGCTGGGAGTTCAACTGGATGACAAGCGCAAAGAGATGTTGAAGAGACACCCGCTGTCTGTCATGCTCGACCTGAAGTGCAAAG atGACAGTGTGCTTCACCTGACCTTCTACTACCTCATGAACCTCAACATCATGACCGTAAAAGCCAAAGTGACAACTGCAACGGAGCTCATCACCCCCATCAGTGCCGG TGACTTGCTGTCTCCTGACTCAGTCCTAAGCTGTTTGTATCCTGGGGATCATGGAAAGAAAACACCGAATCCAGCCAATCAGTATCAGTTTGATAAAGTTGG CATCCTGACTTTGAGAGACTATGTGCTTGACCTGGGTCACCCCTACCTGTGGGTTCAGAAGCTGGGTGGCCTCCACTTCCCCAAAGAGCAACCACAG CATACGGTGATCGCAGACCACTCACTGAGTGCCAGCCACATGGAGACCACCATGAAACTGCTGAAGACCAGGGTGCAGTCTCGCCTGGCCCTCCATAAGCAGTTTGCATCCCTTG AACATGGCATTGTGCCAGTTACCAGCGATTGCCAGTACCTCTTCCCTGCAAAGGTGGTCTCTCGCCTGGTGAAGTGGGTGACGATTGCCCATGAGGATTACATG GAGCTgcatttcaccaaagacattGTGGAGGCGGGACTAGCTGAGGACACCAATCTCTACTACATGGCCCTCATCGAAAGGGGCACAG ccaAGCTCCAGGCCGCCGTGGTGCTGAACCCCGGCTACTCCTCCATCCCACctgttttccagctctgtctaaACTGGAAGGGGGagaaaaccaacaacaatgatGACAACATTCGG GCCATGGAGAGCGAGGTCAACGTGTGCTATAAGGAGCTGTGCGGTGCCCGGCCTGGCTACCAGCTCTTGACCAACCAGTTGCAGCGCCTGTGCGTGCTGCTAGATGTCTATCTGGAGACTGAGAGCCATGATGACAGTGTGGAGGGGCCCAAGGAGTTTCCCCAGGAGAAGATGTGTCTGCGGCTTTTCAG GGGTCCAAGTAGGATGAAACCGTTTAAATATAACCATCCTCAAGGATTCTTCAGCCATCGCTGA
- the THOC5 gene encoding THO complex subunit 5 homolog isoform X2 gives MSSESSKKRKPKVIRSDGAPAEGKRNRSDTEQEGKYYSEEAEVDLRDPGRDYELYKYTCQELQRLMAEIQDLKSRGGKDMAVEIEERRIQSCVHFMTLKKLNRLAHIRLKKGRDQTHEAKQKVDAYHLQLQNLLYEVMHLQKEITKCLEFKSKHEEIDLVSLEEFYKEAPPVISKPEVTMGDPHQQTLARLDWELEQRKRLAEKYRESLSNKEKILKEIEVKKEYLSSLQPRLNSIMQASLPVQEYLFMPFDQAHKQYETARHLPPPLYVLFVQATAYGQACDKTLSVAIEGSVDEAKALFKPPEDSQDDESDSDAEEEQTTKRRRPTLGVQLDDKRKEMLKRHPLSVMLDLKCKDDSVLHLTFYYLMNLNIMTVKAKVTTATELITPISAGDLLSPDSVLSCLYPGDHGKKTPNPANQYQFDKVGILTLRDYVLDLGHPYLWVQKLGGLHFPKEQPQHTVIADHSLSASHMETTMKLLKTRVQSRLALHKQFASLEHGIVPVTSDCQYLFPAKVVSRLVKWVTIAHEDYMELHFTKDIVEAGLAEDTNLYYMALIERGTAKLQAAVVLNPGYSSIPPVFQLCLNWKGEKTNNNDDNIRAMESEVNVCYKELCGARPGYQLLTNQLQRLCVLLDVYLETESHDDSVEGPKEFPQEKMCLRLFRGPSRMKPFKYNHPQGFFSHR, from the exons ATGTCATCAGAATCAAGCAAAAAACGGAAGCCCAAAGTGATCCGAAGTGATGGAGCCCCAGCTGAAGGGAAGCGAAATAGATCTGATACTGAGCAG GAAGGTAAATACTACAGTGAGGAGGCGGAGGTGGACCTGCGGGACCCTGGCAGAGACTATGAGCTGTACAAGTACACGTGCCAGGAGCTACAGAGGCTCATGGCTGAGATCCAGGACCTGAAGAGCAGGGGAGGCAAGGACATG GCAGTTGAGATCGAAGAACGGCGGATCCAGAGCTGTGTACATTTCATGACTCTCAAGAAGCTTAACCGGTTAGCTCACATCAGgttgaagaaaggaagagatcaGACCCACGAG GCAAAGCAGAAAGTAGATGCCTATCACCTGCAGTTGCAGAACCTGTTGTATGAGGTGATGCACCTTcagaaggaaatcaccaaatgccTGGAATTTAA GTCAAAGCATGAAGAAATTGATCTGGTCAGTTTAGAGGAGTTTTATAAGGAGGCTCCTCCAGTTATCAGCAAGCCTGAAGTCACCATGGGAGATCCTCACCAGCAAACCCTTGCACGTCTGGACTGGGAGCTGGAGCAGCGGAAAAG GCTGGCAGAGAAGTACAGAGAGAGTCTGTCCAACAAGgagaagatcctcaaggagattgaGGTGAAGAAGGAGTACCTGAGCAGCCTCCAGCCTCGCCTCAACAGCATCATGCAG GCATCCCTCCCGGTGCAGGAGTACCTGTTCATGCCATTCGACCAGGCCCACAAGCAATACGAGACAGCCAGACATCTGCCACCTCCTCTCTACGTTCTCTTTGTACAGGCCACTGCGTATGGGCAGGCCTGTG ATAAAACATTGTCTGTGGCGATCGAAGGCAGTGTGGACGAAGCCAAGGCCCTGTTCAAGCCTCCCGAGGACTCCCAAG ATGACGAGAGTGACTCAGATGCTGAGGAGGAGCAGACCACG AAACGCCGGCGACCCACGCTGGGAGTTCAACTGGATGACAAGCGCAAAGAGATGTTGAAGAGACACCCGCTGTCTGTCATGCTCGACCTGAAGTGCAAAG atGACAGTGTGCTTCACCTGACCTTCTACTACCTCATGAACCTCAACATCATGACCGTAAAAGCCAAAGTGACAACTGCAACGGAGCTCATCACCCCCATCAGTGCCGG TGACTTGCTGTCTCCTGACTCAGTCCTAAGCTGTTTGTATCCTGGGGATCATGGAAAGAAAACACCGAATCCAGCCAATCAGTATCAGTTTGATAAAGTTGG CATCCTGACTTTGAGAGACTATGTGCTTGACCTGGGTCACCCCTACCTGTGGGTTCAGAAGCTGGGTGGCCTCCACTTCCCCAAAGAGCAACCACAG CATACGGTGATCGCAGACCACTCACTGAGTGCCAGCCACATGGAGACCACCATGAAACTGCTGAAGACCAGGGTGCAGTCTCGCCTGGCCCTCCATAAGCAGTTTGCATCCCTTG AACATGGCATTGTGCCAGTTACCAGCGATTGCCAGTACCTCTTCCCTGCAAAGGTGGTCTCTCGCCTGGTGAAGTGGGTGACGATTGCCCATGAGGATTACATG GAGCTgcatttcaccaaagacattGTGGAGGCGGGACTAGCTGAGGACACCAATCTCTACTACATGGCCCTCATCGAAAGGGGCACAG ccaAGCTCCAGGCCGCCGTGGTGCTGAACCCCGGCTACTCCTCCATCCCACctgttttccagctctgtctaaACTGGAAGGGGGagaaaaccaacaacaatgatGACAACATTCGG GCCATGGAGAGCGAGGTCAACGTGTGCTATAAGGAGCTGTGCGGTGCCCGGCCTGGCTACCAGCTCTTGACCAACCAGTTGCAGCGCCTGTGCGTGCTGCTAGATGTCTATCTGGAGACTGAGAGCCATGATGACAGTGTGGAGGGGCCCAAGGAGTTTCCCCAGGAGAAGATGTGTCTGCGGCTTTTCAG GGGTCCAAGTAGGATGAAACCGTTTAAATATAACCATCCTCAAGGATTCTTCAGCCATCGCTGA